The Streptomyces uncialis genomic interval GGGGATCAGCCGGACCGCCGCGATCAGCAGCGCGCCGGCGAGCAGGACCGGTGCGAAGAACACCCAGCGCCAGCCCAGTTCCGTGAGCAGACCGCCGATGACGAGCCCGAGCGAGAAGCCCGCGGCGGCGGTCCCGGCGAAGATCAGCAGGGCCTTGTTGCGTGCGGGGCCCTCCTCGTACGACGTGGTGATCAGGGACAGCGCGGCGGGGGTCATGAACGCGGCGGCGACACCGGTCACGAAGCGGGCGACGACCAGCATCCAGCCCTCGGTGGCGAAGCCGCCGAGCCCGGAGAAGAGCAGGAAGACGGTGAGCCAGAAGAGGAACATCCGCCGTCTGCCCAGCAGGTCCGCCGCTCTGCCGCCCAGCAGGGTGAAGCCCGCGTAGCCCAGTACGTAGCCGCTCACCACCCATGCCGCGGTGCCTGTGCCGAGTCCTAGATCGGCGCGGATCGTGGGGATCGCCACGGCGAGCATCGCGACGTCGATGCCCTCCAGGAAGATCGTTCCGCAGAGGACGAGCAGCAGTGCCCAGGCGCGGGTGCCCATACCGGTGCCTGTACCGGCGCCCGTACCGGTGCTCATGCTCGTGGCCATGACGAGGCTCCTTCACAGAGGTCGCGCGGGATCGGTCGGTTACCGGAGTGAGGGTCGGTTCCCCATCGGGGGTCGGTTCCCTCTTGTAACCAAGGCGATCCTGCGGCATGCTCGGCCAGCATGGAAGAAGGCACTTCGAAGTCACCGAGTAACCCCGGCGGCACCATGGCCGTGGCCGACGCTCCAGGCGTGGACGGGTCCGGCGCACCGGTCGTGGACGGGACCGACGCGGACTGCTTCGACCCGTTCCAGTGGGACACCCGTGAGGACTGCGAGGTACGGCAGATCCTCGACCGGATCGCGGACAAGTGGTCCCTGCTGGTGATCGCGCTCCTCGACAACAGGACGCTGCGGTTCACGGAACTGCGGCGGGAGATCGACGGCATCAGCCAGCGGATGCTGACGGTGACGCTGCGGCAGCTGGAGCGGGACGGGCTGGTCCACCGGACGGTTCACCCCGTGGTGCCGCCCCGGGTGGAGTACGGGCTGACCTCGCTGGGGTGCACGTTGCACGAGACGATCCAGTCCCTGGTGAACTGGACGGAGGCGCATCGGGCGGAGATCGCGGCGGCGCGGGCCGCGTACGACGCGCGGGCGGTCGGTTGAGGGGCCGTCCGGCCCGTCCCCCGTGGTGTCCTCCCACCTGGGCGTAGGTGCCCCCGGACAAACGTGCAGGAACGGGAGCGCGGGGTTCCGCCGGTACCGGTATTCCGTGCGGGCTTCGGCGCGAGTGCGATCGCTCGGGCGGTTCAGGTACGGCGGGTGAGGGTGTTCTGGGCGGCGAGGAGCCTGCGGTTGTTGCGGGCTGTGCGGATCGCGTCCCAGGTCAGCAGTGACAGCGCGGCCCACACCAGGGCGAAGCCGAGCCAGCGTTCCAGCGGCATGGCCTCCTTGAAGTACAGGACACCCAGCAGGAACTGGAACATCGGCGCCATGTACTGGAGCAGCCCCAGCGTGGACAGCGGGACCCGGATCGCCGCGGCCCCGAAGCAGACCAGCGGTACGGCGGTCACCAGGCCGGTCGCCGCGAGCAGCGCCATATGGCCGAAGCCCTCGCTGCCGAACGTCGACTCACCGCGTGCGCCCAGCCACAGCAGATAGCCGAGCGCCGGCAGGAACAGGACCGCGGTCTCGGCGGACAGCGACTCCAGCCCCCCGAGCCCCACCTTCTTCTTCAGCAGCCCGTACACCGCGAACGAGAACGCCAGGCACAGCGAGATCCATGGCGGCCGGCCGTACCCGATGGTGAGCACGACGACCGCGGCGGCACCGGTGCCCACCGCCACCCACTGCCAGCGGCGCAGCCGCTCCTTGAGCAGCAGCACGCCGATCGCGATGGTGACCAGCGGGTTGATGAAGTACCCGAGCGACGCCTCGACCACGTGGCCGGCGTTCACCGACCAGATGTACACGCCCCAGTTGATGGTGATCACCACCGCCGCGCCGACGAGCATCGCCAGCTGACGGGGGCTGCGTATGAGCTCCCCGGCCCACGCCCAGCGGCGTACGACGAGCAGGCCCAGGGCGACGAAGGCGAGCGACCACACCATGCGGTGGGCCAGGATCTCCGCCGCCGCGGCGGGCTTCAGCAGCGGCCAGAAGAGGGGGACGAGCCCCCACATGGCGTACGCGGTGACGCCGTTCAGCAGGCCGAAACGGTGCTCGCCGTGGGCGTCCCTCGGGGCGCCCGGGGACGCGCCGGTCGACGCCCCCGGTCCGGCCGTCGCAGCGGCTCCCGCCTCCGTCGCAGCCATGGCTCCCCCTCGTACCGGATGCGCGTGCGAACGGCACGCCTCCAAGAAGGTAGCGCCGACTCCCCCGCCCTGTCATGCCCGTACCGCGATACGGTCATGACACCCCGTGAGCCGCCCTCGCGTCGCCTTCGCTCCCGCTCCCGCTCCCCAGGTTCGTCCGGCTGGGCGTACTTGTCCCTGTGCGGGTCGCTCGTGGGGTGCGCAGTTCCCCGCGGGTCGCCTTCGCTTGCGCTTCCCAGGTCTGTCCGGCTGGGCGTACTTGTTTCCTGTGCGGGTCGCTCGTGGGGTGCGCAGTTCCCCGCGCCCCTGGGTGCTGCCCCTTGCGGTCGTTCGCCGGGTGCGGGGCCGTCCTCGTCTTTGCGTAGTTCCCCGCGCCCCTGACGGGGCACCCCCTTCCCTCCCGCAGTCGCGCTGCTGCGGGAGGGGGTGGGCGGGAATCTCTGCCCGCAGACTCCGATGCTCTTCAGTCGGGCAAGGGGAATGTCCGACCGAGCGCGTTGGAGCGAGGACGGAGAATCCCGACCGGCACCGACCCGAAGAACAAGCAGATGGCGCCCCGATAGGGGCGCGGGGAACTGCGCGAAACCCACGAGCGACGGCACAGGAACGAAGTGCGTCCCGCCGGACGGACCTGGGAAGCGCAAGCGAAGGCGACCCGCGGGGAATTGCGCGAACCCACCGAGCGACGGCACAGGAAACAGGTGCGCCCCCAGGTACGAACCCGGGGGCGCGAGCAAAGGCGACCTGCGACGTGCGACTTACGAAGGCCACCTGCCAAGGGATCAGCCGACGACCGTCCAGGTGTCGCCCCCCGCGAGCAGCCCCGCGAGGTCCCCCTTCCCGTGCTGCTCGACCGCGGAATCCAGCTGGTCCGCCATCAACGTGTCGTACACCGGCCGGTCCACCGACCGGAACACCCCGATGGGGGTGTGGTGCAGCGTGTCGGGATCGGCGAGCCGCGACAGCGCGAACGCGTTCGTCACCGACGGACTGTGCGCGTCATGCACCAGCACCTGATCCGCGTTCTCCTCCGTGACCTCCACCACCTGGAGGTCACCGGTCAGCTGATCGCGGACGACACCCTTCGCGCCGTCCACCCCGAACCGGATCGGCTGCCCGTGCTCCAGCCGGATCACGGCCTCCTCGGCCTGCTGCCGGTCCTTGAGGACCTCGAACGCGCCGTCGTTGAAGATGTTGCAGTTCTGGTAGATCTCCACCAGCGCCGTACCGGGATGCGCCGCGGCCTGCCGCAGCACACTCGTCAGATGCTGGCGGTCGGAGTCCACCGTCCGCGCCACGAACGACGCCTCGGAGCCGATCGCCAGCGACACCGGGTTGAAGGGCGCGTCCAGCGACCCCATCGGCGTCGACTTGGTGATCTTGCCGACCTCCGAGGTCGGGGAGTACTGGCCCTTCGTCAGACCGTAGATCCGGTTGTTGAAGAGCAGGATCTTGAGGTTGACGTTGCGGCGCAGCGCGTGGATCAGATGGTTGCCGCCGATGGAGAGGGCGTCACCGTCACCCGTGACGACCCACACGCTCAGGTCCCGCCGCGAGGACGCGAGGCCCGTCGCGATGGACGGCGCCCGGCCGTGGATCGAGTGCAGCCCGTAGGTGTTCATGTAGTACGGGAAACGGGAGCTGCACCCGATCCCGCTGACGAAGACGACGTTCTCCTTCGCCAGGCCCAGCTCCGGCATGAAGCCCTGGACCGCCGCGAGGACCGCGTAGTCCCCGCACCCGGGGCACCAGCGCACCTCCTGGTCGGACTTGAAGTCCTTCATGGACTGCTTGGCCGTGGCCTTCGGCACCAGGGAAAAAGCCTGGATGCCGCCTGCGCCGTCCGTGGTGGTCTCAGCCATCGATGGCCTCCTTGAGAACCGTGGCGAGCTGCTCCGCCTTGAACGGCAGTCCGGTCACCTGGGTGTAGGACCGGGCGTCGACCAGGTACTTGGCGCGGACGAGGGTGGCGAGCTGGCCGAGGTTCATCTCGGGGATCACCACCTTGTCGTAGCGCTCCAGGATCTCGCCCAGATTCGCCGGGAACGGGTTGAGGTGCCGCAGATGCGCCTGCGCGACCTGCTCACCGGCCGCCCGCAGCCGCCGTGCCGCCGCCGTGATCGGCCCGTACGTCGAACCCCAGCCGAGCACCAGCAGCCGCGCCTCGCCGGACGGGTCGTCGACCTCCAGGTCGGGGACCGCGATCCCGTCGATCTTCGCCTGCCGGGTGCGGGTCATGAAGTCGTGGTTGGCCGGGTCGTACGAGATGTTGCCCGTGCCGTCCTGCTTCTCGATGCCGCCGATCCGGTGCTCCAGACCGGGCGTGCCGGGGATCGCCCACGGCCGCGCCAGCGTCCGCGGGTCGCGCTTGTACGGCCAGAAGACCTCGGTGCCGTCGTCCAGCGTGTGGTTGGGGCCCTGCGCGAACTGGACCCGCAGGTCCGGCAGCTCCTCGGTCTCCGGGACCCGCCACGGCTCGGAGCCGTTGGCGAGGTAGCCGTCGCTGAGCAGGAACACCGGGGTGCGGTACTCCAGCGCGATCCGCGCGGCCTCGATCGCCGCGTCGAAGCAGTCCCCCGGGGTCCGCGGCGCCACGATCGGCACCGGCGCCTCGCCGTTGCGGCCGTACATCGCCTGGAGGAGGTCGGCCTGCTCGGTCTTGGTGGGCAGCCCGGTGGACGGGCCGCCGCGCTGGATGTCCACGATCAGCAGCGGCAGCTCCAGGGAGACCGCGAGCCCGATCGCCTCGCTCTTGAGCGCGACACCCGGACCGGAGGTCGTGGTCACCCCGAGCGAACCGCCGAAGGCCGCGCCGAGCGCGGCGCCGATGCCCGCGATCTCGTCCTCGGCCTGGAACGTCCGCACACCGAAGTTCTTGTGCTTGGACAGCTCGTGCAGGATGTCGGAGGCGGGAGTGATCGGGTACGACCCGAGGTACAGCGGCAGATCCGCCAGCTGCCCGGCCGCGACCAGCCCGTACGACAGGGCGAGGTTGCCGGAGATGTTGCGGTACGTGCCCGCGGGGAACGCCTTCGTCGCCGGGGCCACCTCGTAGGAGACCGCGAAGTCCTCGGTCGTCTCGCCGAAGTTCCAGCCCGCGCGGAACGCCGTGATGTTCGCCTCGGCGATGTCCGGCTTCTTCGCGAACTTCGTCCGCAGGAACTTCTCGGTGCCCTCGGTCGGCCGGTGGTACATCCAGGACAGCAGTCCCAGCGCGAACATGTTCTTGCTGCGGCCCGCGTCCTTGCGGGACAGGTCGTACTCCTTCAGCGCCTCCACGGTCAGCGTGGTCAGCGGCACCGGGTGCACGCTGAAGCCGTCCAGCGAGCCGTCCTCCAGGGGGGATGTGTCGTATCCCACCTTCTGCATGGCCCGCTTGGTGAACTCGTCCGTGTTGACGATGATCTCCGCGCCGCGCGGCACGTCGGCGATGTTCGCCTTCAACGCGGCCGGGTTCATCGCGACCAGGACGTTCGGCGCGTCGCCCGGGGTCAGGATGTCGTGATCGGCGAAGTGCAGCTGGAAGGACGAGACCCCCGGCAGGGTGCCTGCGGGGGCGCGGATCTCGGCGGGGAAGTTCGGCAGCGTCGACAGGTCGTTGCCGAAGGACGCGGTCTCCGAGGTGAAGCGGTCACCGGTGAGCTGCATACCGTCCCCGGAGTCACCCGCGAAGCGGATGATCACCCTGTCCAGTCGGCGGACTTCCTTCTCACCACCTGGTTGGTCCGGCGTCGGCAGACGCTGCCCGCCGACATGTTCGACGGCGGTCCCGTCGGCCGGTTCGGCTGGGCTACTGACCTGGCTGGTCACTGAACTGGACCTCCCTCGGGGCGGCTCTTCCAGGTGGGCCGGGTGGCCGACCTACCCCGCCCATACCCTACGTCGGTAAGGGTCACCTTCCCTCGGCCGTTCGTATGATGGACGCGTTCGTGAGATGCGCATGATGGCTGATATGGCATGGCGACCCGGCTCTCCATGATCACTCGTGGCCCCGATTCCCGGCGGGGCGACGCTCCCGCCTCGTCTCTTCGTGTCCCCGACAGAGTGTGGGGCGATCAAGAATTGAGATACGTGAGGACCGCTAGAACACGCCGGTGATCCCCGTCACTCGGCGACAGCCCCAGCTTCAGGAAGATGTTGCTGACGTGCTTCTCCACGGCACCGTCGCTCACCACGAGCT includes:
- the rarD gene encoding EamA family transporter RarD encodes the protein MAATEAGAAATAGPGASTGASPGAPRDAHGEHRFGLLNGVTAYAMWGLVPLFWPLLKPAAAAEILAHRMVWSLAFVALGLLVVRRWAWAGELIRSPRQLAMLVGAAVVITINWGVYIWSVNAGHVVEASLGYFINPLVTIAIGVLLLKERLRRWQWVAVGTGAAAVVVLTIGYGRPPWISLCLAFSFAVYGLLKKKVGLGGLESLSAETAVLFLPALGYLLWLGARGESTFGSEGFGHMALLAATGLVTAVPLVCFGAAAIRVPLSTLGLLQYMAPMFQFLLGVLYFKEAMPLERWLGFALVWAALSLLTWDAIRTARNNRRLLAAQNTLTRRT
- a CDS encoding winged helix-turn-helix transcriptional regulator, giving the protein MEEGTSKSPSNPGGTMAVADAPGVDGSGAPVVDGTDADCFDPFQWDTREDCEVRQILDRIADKWSLLVIALLDNRTLRFTELRREIDGISQRMLTVTLRQLERDGLVHRTVHPVVPPRVEYGLTSLGCTLHETIQSLVNWTEAHRAEIAAARAAYDARAVG
- a CDS encoding 2-oxoacid:acceptor oxidoreductase subunit alpha → MTSQVSSPAEPADGTAVEHVGGQRLPTPDQPGGEKEVRRLDRVIIRFAGDSGDGMQLTGDRFTSETASFGNDLSTLPNFPAEIRAPAGTLPGVSSFQLHFADHDILTPGDAPNVLVAMNPAALKANIADVPRGAEIIVNTDEFTKRAMQKVGYDTSPLEDGSLDGFSVHPVPLTTLTVEALKEYDLSRKDAGRSKNMFALGLLSWMYHRPTEGTEKFLRTKFAKKPDIAEANITAFRAGWNFGETTEDFAVSYEVAPATKAFPAGTYRNISGNLALSYGLVAAGQLADLPLYLGSYPITPASDILHELSKHKNFGVRTFQAEDEIAGIGAALGAAFGGSLGVTTTSGPGVALKSEAIGLAVSLELPLLIVDIQRGGPSTGLPTKTEQADLLQAMYGRNGEAPVPIVAPRTPGDCFDAAIEAARIALEYRTPVFLLSDGYLANGSEPWRVPETEELPDLRVQFAQGPNHTLDDGTEVFWPYKRDPRTLARPWAIPGTPGLEHRIGGIEKQDGTGNISYDPANHDFMTRTRQAKIDGIAVPDLEVDDPSGEARLLVLGWGSTYGPITAAARRLRAAGEQVAQAHLRHLNPFPANLGEILERYDKVVIPEMNLGQLATLVRAKYLVDARSYTQVTGLPFKAEQLATVLKEAIDG
- a CDS encoding 2-oxoacid:ferredoxin oxidoreductase subunit beta; the protein is MAETTTDGAGGIQAFSLVPKATAKQSMKDFKSDQEVRWCPGCGDYAVLAAVQGFMPELGLAKENVVFVSGIGCSSRFPYYMNTYGLHSIHGRAPSIATGLASSRRDLSVWVVTGDGDALSIGGNHLIHALRRNVNLKILLFNNRIYGLTKGQYSPTSEVGKITKSTPMGSLDAPFNPVSLAIGSEASFVARTVDSDRQHLTSVLRQAAAHPGTALVEIYQNCNIFNDGAFEVLKDRQQAEEAVIRLEHGQPIRFGVDGAKGVVRDQLTGDLQVVEVTEENADQVLVHDAHSPSVTNAFALSRLADPDTLHHTPIGVFRSVDRPVYDTLMADQLDSAVEQHGKGDLAGLLAGGDTWTVVG